One Cervus elaphus chromosome 28, mCerEla1.1, whole genome shotgun sequence DNA segment encodes these proteins:
- the GJB7 gene encoding gap junction beta-7 protein, with protein MSWMFLRDLLSGVNTYSTGTGRIWLAFLFIFRLLVYMVAAEHVWKAGQREFECDVRQPGCANVCFDYFFPISQVRLWALQLIMVSTPSLLVVLHVAYREGREKQHRRKLCVSPGTVGGGLWRTYMISLVVKTGLEIGFLVLFYKLYGGFRVPRLLKCDLRPCPSTVDCFVSKPTEKTIFTLLLVGTSCLCVVLNVTELSFLVLKCFIKCCLQKHSTRLQSSACERHKLRHAVGAGTGAPALLQRHSPDSATSTARGGETTLLRDTRGVTKAKPASPSRKT; from the coding sequence ATGAGTTGGATGTTCCTCAGAGACCTCTTGAGTGGAGTAAATACATACTCCACGGGGACTGGGCGGATCTGGCTGGCCTTCCTGTTCATCTTCCGCTTGCTGGTCTACATGGTGGCTGCGGAACACGTGTGGAAAGCGGGGCAGAGAGAGTTTGAGTGTGACGTTAGACAGCCCGGCTGTGCAAACGTGTGTTTTGACTActtcttccccatctcccaggtCAGACTTTGGGCCTTACAGCTGATCATGGTCTCCACGCCGTCACTGCTGGTGGTTCTACATGTAGCCTATCGCGAGGGCAGAGAGAAACAGCACAGGAGGAAACTCTGCGTCAGCCCAGGCACCGTGGGTGGGGGCCTGTGGCGCACCTACATGATCAGCCTCGTGGTCAAAACGGGCCTTGAAATTGGCTTCCTGGTTTTATTCTACAAGCTGTATGGCGGCTTCCGTGTCCCCCGCCTTTTGAAGTGCGATCTGAGGCCCTGCCCCAGTACTGTGGACTGCTTCGTCTCCAAACCCACGGAGAAGACCATCTTCACCCTCCTCCTGGTCGGGACTTCATGCCTGTGCGTTGTGTTGAATGTCACTGAACTGAGCTTTTTGGTTCTCAAGTGTTTCATTAAGTGCTGCCTCCAAAAACACTCTACAAGACTGCAGTCCTCCGCGTGTGAGCGCCACAAGCTCAGGCATGCCGTGGGCGCTGGGACAGGGGCCCCGGCCCTGCTCCAGAGACACTCCCCAGACTCGGCCACCAGCACAGCCCGGGGAGGAGAAACCACGCTCCTCCGCGACACACGAGGCGTGACCAAGGCAAAGCCCGCGTCTCCCTCACGCAAGACCTAG